Proteins encoded within one genomic window of Methanosarcina barkeri str. Wiesmoor:
- a CDS encoding cupin domain-containing protein, with translation MKGFSINIEEATLENGNFRKVLYTSKHSQLVLMSLKPGEEIGMEVHEENDQFFRFEQGKGKCIIDGNEYELSDGVAVVVPAGAQHNVINTSETEELKLYTIYSPAHHKDGIVRATKEEAEANEAEFDGVTTE, from the coding sequence ATGAAAGGATTTTCTATAAATATCGAAGAAGCCACTCTGGAAAATGGCAATTTCCGCAAGGTACTCTATACCTCAAAACATAGCCAGCTGGTACTTATGAGCCTCAAACCCGGGGAAGAAATCGGGATGGAAGTGCATGAGGAAAACGACCAGTTTTTCCGTTTTGAGCAGGGGAAGGGGAAGTGCATAATTGACGGTAACGAATACGAACTTAGTGACGGTGTTGCAGTGGTTGTACCGGCCGGCGCGCAGCATAATGTCATCAACACCTCGGAAACGGAGGAGCTGAAACTCTATACAATCTATTCACCGGCGCACCACAAGGATGGAATCGTGCGTGCGACAAAAGAAGAAGCTGAAGCCAATGAAGCGGAATTCGATGGAGTGACTACGGAATAA
- a CDS encoding RNA-guided endonuclease TnpB family protein: MYPNKDQKRLIKVHFGACRFVYNWALEQKIKTYEQYNKSISRFDLQRILVHEVKPANEWLKEANSQALLACLVNVKSAFTRFFREKTGFPRFKSKKNSVQSYQMPQHYTVNFEKSLVKLPKIGEVKAILHRRFEGTLKTATISKTCTGKYYISILVEDGKELPAKQDFSESTTIGIDVGIKDFAVLSTGEKVENPKYLKNSLNRLKVLQKRVSRKVKGSKNRDKARLLLSKLHEKISNQRNDFQHKLSSKLISENQAIALETLNVKSMQKNHCLAQSISDSAWSSFVIKLEYKAEWLGKTILRIGQFEPSSKLCSVCGYYNLDLTLKDREWECPDCNTKHDRDINAAINIKKFSLQDQNFIVI, encoded by the coding sequence ATCTACCCCAACAAAGATCAGAAACGACTTATAAAAGTTCATTTTGGAGCTTGTAGATTTGTTTATAATTGGGCTTTAGAACAGAAAATAAAAACTTATGAACAATACAATAAATCCATCTCACGGTTTGACTTACAACGAATTTTAGTCCACGAAGTAAAACCTGCTAATGAATGGTTGAAAGAAGCTAATTCTCAAGCTTTGTTGGCATGCTTAGTAAATGTAAAATCCGCGTTTACCAGATTTTTCAGAGAAAAAACTGGATTTCCCAGATTCAAATCTAAGAAAAATTCTGTTCAATCATATCAAATGCCACAACATTATACCGTAAATTTTGAAAAGAGTCTTGTAAAACTTCCTAAGATTGGTGAAGTTAAAGCAATTCTTCACAGGCGGTTTGAAGGCACTCTGAAAACAGCAACCATATCAAAGACCTGCACTGGAAAATACTATATCAGTATTCTTGTTGAAGATGGAAAAGAACTTCCTGCAAAACAGGATTTTTCAGAATCTACTACAATAGGCATAGATGTAGGAATTAAGGATTTTGCAGTTCTTTCTACAGGTGAAAAGGTTGAAAACCCTAAATACTTGAAAAACTCTCTTAACCGGTTGAAAGTCCTGCAAAAAAGAGTAAGTAGAAAGGTTAAAGGTTCTAAAAATCGAGATAAAGCCAGACTGTTACTTTCAAAACTCCACGAAAAAATTAGCAATCAGAGGAACGATTTCCAGCATAAACTCTCTTCTAAACTTATCAGCGAGAACCAAGCTATTGCGTTGGAAACTCTGAATGTAAAAAGTATGCAGAAAAATCATTGTTTAGCTCAGTCTATAAGTGATTCTGCATGGAGTAGCTTTGTTATAAAATTAGAATACAAAGCAGAATGGTTAGGGAAAACTATCCTGAGAATTGGACAGTTTGAACCCTCATCTAAACTTTGTAGTGTTTGCGGATATTATAATTTAGATTTGACATTAAAAGATAGAGAATGGGAATGTCCTGATTGTAATACAAAACATGATAGGGACATTAATGCTGCAATCAATATCAAAAAATTCTCACTTCAAGATCAAAATTTTATAGTTATTTGA